One window of the Eucalyptus grandis isolate ANBG69807.140 chromosome 8, ASM1654582v1, whole genome shotgun sequence genome contains the following:
- the LOC104414171 gene encoding octanoyltransferase LIP2p2, chloroplastic has product MVPAAISTSTSIASCPSRRLPRRETQSHSRPLSTVSSHVPKSAVSVSLNSIADYPDIRTCECFDLHNELVPYGKAWAWQKELVRQKKASIQSDVDCPDTLIVLQHQPVYTMGTGSSEDYLNFDLKNAPFDVHRTERGGEVTYHGPGQLVMYPIINLRNHKMDLHWYLRSLEEVVLRALLSAFSIRASRLEGFTGVWAGDEKLAAIGIRVSQWIAYHGLALNVTADLTPFQWIIPCGIRNRGVGSIKGILGEASSSVNCGLGDAFVPSECGLLNIACDALIESFAEVFQLEVCRKPLTEAFLSGKLL; this is encoded by the exons atggtgccGGCGGCCATTTCAACTTCGACCTCAATCGCTTCATGCCCAAGCCGACGACTTCCCCGACGCGAAACCCAATCTCACTCTCGACCACTTTCGACAGTGTCGAGCCACGTACCGAAATCTGCGGTTTCTGTATCGCTCAACTCAATCGCCGACTACCCAGATATTCGAAC GTGCGAATGCTTTGATTTGCACAACGAGCTGGTCCCGTATGGGAAGGCATGGGCATGGCAGAAGGAACTGGTGAGGCAAAAGAAAGCGTCGATCCAAAGTGATGTAGATTGCCCGGACACGTTGATCGTGCTCCAGCATCAACCTGTGTACACTATGGGCACCGGTAGCTCGGAAGATTATCTCAATTTCGACTTGAAGAATGCTCCTTTCGATGTTCATCGGACTGAACGCGGTGGGGAGGTGACTTATCATGGTCCTGGCCAG CTAGTTATGTATCCCATCATCAATCTACGGAATCACAAGATGGATCTCCATTGGTATCTCAGGTCGCTTGAGGAAGTGGTTCTTCGTGCTCTTCTCTCAGCCTTTTCTATCAGAGCCTCCCGTCTTGAGGGTTTTACTGGTGTCTGGGCTG GAGATGAGAAATTGGCAGCCATTGGAATTCGAGTATCCCAATGGATTGCATATCATGGGTTAGCTCTGAATGTCACTGCAGATCTGACTCCCTTTCAATGGATAATTCCATGTGGGATACGAAATCGCGGAGTCGGAAGCATAAAGGGGATTCTCGGAGAAGCTTCTTCGTCTGTAAATTGCGGATTGGGCGACGCATTTGTTCCCAGCGAATGCGGTTTACTCAACATTGCCTGCGATGCTCTGATTGAATCATTTGCGGAAGTTTTTCAGCTTGAAGTTTGCCGGAAACCGCTTACGGAGGCATTTTTAAGTGGGAAATTGCTCTGA
- the LOC104414172 gene encoding protein NSP-INTERACTING KINASE 3 encodes MSWRVSCFLVLAWLGSCSASLSPAGVNYEVMALMAIKTALHDPYNVLEGWDVTSVDPCSWRMVTCTGDGFVSSLGLPSQSLSGTLSPEIGNLTNLQSVLLQNNLISGPMPATIGNLQKLQTLDLSNNTFNGEIPSSLGDLRNLNYLRLNNNSLTGSCPESLSNIEGLTLVDLSFNNLSGSLPKISARTFKIIGNPLICGPKAGNNCTSVFPEPLSFPPDVLKDQPDSGSKSRHMAIAFGASFGGAFSAVIVIALLIWWRYRWNQQVFFDVNDQYDPEVCLGHLRRYTFKELRAATDHFNSKNILGRGGFGIVFKACLNDGTIVAVKRLKDYNAAGGEIQFQTEVEMISLAVHRNLLRLCGFCSTENERLLVYPYMLNGSVASRLRDNIHGKPALDWSRRKRIALGTARGLVYLHEQCDPKIIHRDVKAANILLDEDFEAVVGDFGLAKLLDHRDSHVTTAVRGTVGHIAPEYLSTGQSSEKTDVFGFGILLLELITGQKALDFGRVANQKGVMLDWVNKLHKDGKLNQLVDKDLGVNFDRIELEEMVKVSLLCTKFNPLERPKMSEVLRMLEGDGLAEKWEASQKVETPRFRSCENPTPRYSDFIEESSLVVEAMELSGPR; translated from the exons ATGTCGTGGAGAGTGAGCTGCTTTCTTGTTTTGGCATGGTTGGGGAgttgctctgcttctctttctcctgCTGGCGTTAACTATGAAg TTATGGCTTTAATGGCAATAAAAACTGCTCTCCATGACCCCTACAATGTTTTGGAGGGTTGGGATGTAACTTCTGTGGATCCTTGTAGCTGGAGGATGGTCACTTGCACGGGCGACGGCTTCGTTTCATCTTT GGGACTTCCGAGTCAGAGCTTATCGGGAACCTTGTCTCCAGAAATTGGGAACTTAACGAACTTGCAATCAGT GTTGCTGCAGAATAATCTCATCTCGGGTCCTATGCCAGCAACAATAGGGAATCTACAGAAGCTTCAGACACTCGATCTCTCCAATAACACATTTAATGGAGAAATTCCTAGTTCTTTGGGGGACCTGAGGAATTTGAATTACCT GCGGTTGAACAACAACAGTCTTACTGGATCCTGCCCTGAGTCTTTGTCTAATATCGAGGGCCTCACTCTTGT AGACCTTTCATTTAACAATTTGAGTGGTTCTTTGCCAAAAATATCAGCAAGAACTTTTAA AATCATTGGCAACCCTTTAATATGTGGACCCAAAGCTGGCAACAACTGTACTTCTGTCTTTCCTGAACCACTTTCTTTTCCACCTGATGTTTTAAAAG ATCAACCAGATTCTGGATCAAAAAGTCGTCACATGGCTATTGCTTTCGGTGCAAGCTTTGGTGGTGCCTTCTCTGCAGTCATTGTCATTGCTTTATTAATTTGGTGGCGTTACAGATGGAATCAGCAAGTTTTCTTTGATGTCAATG ACCAATACGACCCTGAGGTTTGCTTGGGACATTTGAGAAGGTATACATTTAAAGAACTGAGGGCTGCGACTGACCACTTCAACTCGAAGAATATTTTAGGGAGAGGTGGATTTGGGATTGTATTCAAGGCATGCCTCAATGACGGCACTATAGTAGCTGTCAAAAGGTTGAAGGACTATAATGCTGCAGGAGGTGAAATCCAATTTCAGACAGAAGTGGAAATGATTAGCCTGGCCGTTCATCGGAATCTTCTCAGGCTTTGTGGTTTCTGCTCAACGGAGAACGAAAGACTCCTTGTGTACCCCTACATGCTGAATGGAAGTGTAGCATCTCGCTTAAGAG ATAATATTCATGGGAAGCCAGCTTTGGACTGGTCAAGGCGAAAGAGGATTGCCTTAGGTACAGCTAGGGGATTGGTTTATTTACATGAACAGTGCGACCCCAAAATTATTCACCGTGATGTTAAAGCAGCCAATATTTTGCTCGATGAAGACTTTGAGGCTGTTGTTGGAGATTTTGGGTTGGCAAAGCTTTTGGATCACAGGGACTCCCATGTGACAACAGCGGTGCGTGGCACAGTAGGCCATATTGCTCCTGAGTACTTATCAACAGGCCAATCATCTGAAAAAACAGATGTATTTGGATTTGGTATCCTGCTCCTCGAGCTCATCACTGGTCAAAAAGCTCTAGATTTTGGGCGAGTAGCAAACCAGAAAGGAGTCATGCTTGATtgg GTAAACAAGTTACACAAGGATGGAAAACTAAACCAACTGGTAGATAAAGATCTCGGGGTAAATTTCGACAGGATTGAATTGGAAGAGATGGTCAAGGTCTCTCTTCTATGTACCAAGTTCAATCCATTGGAGCGCCCCAAGATGTCCGAAGTACTCAGGATGTTGGAGGGTGATGGTTTAGCTGAGAAATGGGAGGCTTCTCAGAAGGTAGAGACGCCGAGGTTCAGATCATGCGAAAACCCAACTCCAAGATACTCGGATTTCATCGAAGAGTCTTCACTTGTGGTAGAAGCAATGGAGCTTTCTGGTCCTAGGTGA
- the LOC104417031 gene encoding protein trichome birefringence-like 2, whose translation MEPVKHAFSEQLLRAKRRVAASSKFGLSVGASLFFLALVVTVTVSVTPLCLELSGSPVSLWPFSPSTPANATLVSSSAPAANLTTAGARRCCGNATSGVGKVLDILDGDCEGRVLNATRDGANVTREGETERVWGNPAGDSKNRSLTFHRLVDDPKARHDADLGGEAVEVFENHDEGGNFSVARGGSVLGHRGEDCDIFDGRWVRDDSKPYYPANSCPYVDRDFNCHLNGRPDDGFVKWKWQPNGCDIPRLNATDFLERLRGRRLVFVGDSLNRNMWESLVCILRHSVKDKKRVYEISGRSEFKKKGVYAFRFEGYNCSVDFVGAPFLVRESSFSNGNGSFGTLRIDLMDRTTRMYRDADIIVFNTGHWWTHEKTTRGEHYYQEGKYVHPRLKVLEAYKRALRTWAKWIDKNIHQTRTQVFFRGYSVTHFRGGQWNSGGQCHKETEPIFNESYLENYPSKMRVLENVLQEMRTPVTYLNISRLTDYRKDGHPSVYRTAYRTAQEQMAAEQSQDCSHWCLPGVPDTWNELLYASLLKMGWGSPT comes from the exons ATGGAGCCCGTGAAGCATGCATTCTCGGAGCAGCTCCTGCGCGCCAAGAGGAGGGTGGCGGCGTCCTCCAAGTTCGGCCTCAGCGTCGGGGCCTCGCTCTTCTTCCTCGCTCTCGTGGTGACCGTTACTGTGAGCGTGACTCCCCTGTGTCTGGAGCTATCCGGTTCCCCTGTTTCGCTCTGGCCCTTCTCTCCTTCGACCCCCGCCAACGCCACCCTCGTTTCGTCCTCTGCTCCGGCCGCGAACTTGACCACCGCCGGCGCCCGTCGTTGCTGCGGGAATGCCACGTCGGGTGTCGGAAAGGTTTTGGATATCTTGGACGGAGATTGCGAAGGACGGGTTTTGAACGCGACCCGTGATGGGGCGAATGTGACGAGAGAAGGTGAAACAGAGAGGGTGTGGGGAAACCCCGCGGGGGATTCGAAAAATAGAAGCTTGACGTTTCATAGATTAGTGGATGATCCTAAAGCGAGGCACGACGCGGATCTAGGCGGGGAAGCTGTGGAGgtttttgaaaatcatgatgaGGGTGGGAATTTCTCTGTGGCCAGGGGAGGGAGTG TATTGGGACATCGTGGTGAGGATTGTGATATATTTGATGGTAGATGGGTAAGGGATGATTCGAAGCCGTATTATCCGGCGAATTCTTGCCCTTATGTTGATAGGGACTTCAATTGCCACCTCAATGGTAGGCCAGATGATGGATTTGTAAAGTGGAAGTGGCAGCCTAATGGATGCGACATACCGAG ATTGAACGCAACTGATTTTCTGGAGAGATTAAGAGGAAGGAGGCTGGTCTTTGTTGGGGATTCGCTGAACAGGAACATGTGGGAGTCTCTCGTCTGCATCCTCCGCCATAGCGtcaaagataagaaaagagTCTACGAGATTTCTGGAAGAAGCGAATTTAAAAAGAAGGGAGTTTATGCCTTCAGGTTTGAG GGGTACAATTGTTCAGTCGACTTTGTTGGTGCTCCATTTCTTGTTAGAGAATCATCTTTTAGCAATGGGAATGGGTCGTTTGGGACCTTGAGGATAGATTTGATGGACCGCACAACACGAATGTATCGTGATGCCGATATAATAGTCTTCAACACAGGTCACTGGTGGACCCATGAGAAGACAACTAGAGG GGAACACTATTATCAGGAAGGCAAGTATGTGCACCCAAGACTCAAGGTCCTGGAGGCATATAAGAGAGCTCTCAGAACTTGGGCCAAATGGATAGACAAAAACATCCACCAGACCCGAACGCAGGTTTTCTTCAGAGGATATTCAGTCACTCATTTCAG GGGCGGGCAGTGGAACTCGGGAGGACAGTGTCATAAAGAAACGGAGCCTATTTTCAACGAGTCATACTTGGAAAATTACCCTTCGAAAATGAGGGTGCTAGAGAATGTGCTTCAAGAAATGAGAACTCCGGTAACATATTTAAACATTAGTAGACTTACTGACTACAGAAAAGACGGGCACCCTTCTGTATACAGAACGGCTTACAGGACCGCGCAAGAACAAATGGCCGCCGAGCAATCCCAAGATTGCAGCCACTGGTGCTTACCTGGTGTTCCTGATACCTGGAACGAGTTGCTATACGCTTCTCTGTTGAAAATGGGGTGGGGATCTCCAACATAG